The following nucleotide sequence is from Nesterenkonia xinjiangensis.
GCTGTCGCAGTCCCTGCAGATGAACATGCCGTTCTCCTCGCGGGAGACCTGGGAACGGTGACGCACCAGGAAGCACTCCCCGCAGGTGAACTCATCGGACTGGGCGGGCAGCACCCGCACCTGCAGCTCCTCGTCCGAGAGGTCCGCGCCGGGGAGCTCGAAGCCCTCAGCGGCCTCGGCCTCATCTTCGTCGACGACGGCAGACTGTCGATTGGTCTGCTGATTCTTCAGTTCCTCGATGGAGTCTTCGTTGACGTCGTCGTCGTTCTTGCGCGGCGCATCGTAGTCGGTTGCCATGAGGGTCGCTCCACACTCCGAGAGTTGAATTCCTGTCGCGCGGCCACCGGCCACCACCAGTGCCTCCGGCGCGATTTGTCGGACAGATTGTGTCGTATCAGTCCCCCTGTGCCAAATCCAGGACGCCATGTTGAGCCGTGGGCGGAAGCGGTCGGACCGCACCGGTGTCCACGGACCTCATCTGGAGTCCAGAGCAGGCACAGGAGCACCCCTAGGAGACACTGTTGAGGCACAAGGTTCAAGTTCTGCTCCATCGGAGTCAGGA
It contains:
- a CDS encoding DUF4193 domain-containing protein is translated as MATDYDAPRKNDDDVNEDSIEELKNQQTNRQSAVVDEDEAEAAEGFELPGADLSDEELQVRVLPAQSDEFTCGECFLVRHRSQVSREENGMFICRDCDS